From the genome of Pelmatolapia mariae isolate MD_Pm_ZW linkage group LG12, Pm_UMD_F_2, whole genome shotgun sequence, one region includes:
- the LOC134639108 gene encoding carnitine O-acetyltransferase-like, with the protein MLGVFVRAAMRPGMVKPCHLVRPVTQILARPLTHQEGLPKLPVPPLKQTCERYLAALEPLVSDEEMDHTRKVVQEFLKGGVGERLQKGLERRTRKTDNWLTEWWMQSAYLDCRMPVAVYTSPGVVLPQMHFHDRQGQMRFAAKLIAGVLDFKKMIDTQTLPVEYLSGKPLCMDQYYQILSSCRIPGPKRDTVVNHARGKTPPTHITVVHNFQFFVLDVYNSDGTPLTVDQIYMQLEKIWNSSLQTNKEPIGILTSQHRNTWGKAYNNLIKDRTNKDSVRAIQKSIFTVCLDAPMLRVSDDLYLSRVAAQILHGGGARWNSGNRWFDKTLQFIVGEDGACGLVYEHAPAEGPPIVFLIDYVVKYMQRTQFRRAPMIPLPMPQKLRFNITPEVKRDIEKAKQNMNIMVHDLDVKVLVFSHFGKNVPKKHKLSPDAFVQMALQLAYFRIYNICCSTYESASLRMFKYGRTDAIRSTTADSLEFVQAMQDPAKQSSEKLALLQKAIQTHKENTYNAIHGQAIDRHLLGLKRQSIEDLTSIPEIFMDTSYAVANHFNLSTSQVGSKTDCVMCFGPMVPDGYGVCYNPMDEHINVAITAFNSCEETNAANFAQAVEEALLDMRALLEDTATAKQ; encoded by the exons ATGCGGCCCGGTATGGTGAAGCCATGTCACCTAGTCAGACCCGTAACGCAGATCCTTGCAAGGCCCCTGACACACCAAGAGGGTCTGCCTAAGCTTCCTGTGCCACCCTTGAAGCAAACGTGTGAGCGCTACCTCGCAGCTTTGGAGCCCCTCGTCAGTGATGAGGAGATGGATCACACCAGGAAGGTAGTACAGGAGTTCCTTAAGGGTGGTGTAGGAGAAAGGCTTCAAAAGGGACTGGAAAGGCGGACACGCAAGACGGACAACTGG TTAACAGAATGGTGGATGCAGTCGGCCTACCTGGATTGTCGTATGCCGGTGGCAGTTTACACCAGCCCTGGAGTAGTCCTGCCCCAGATGCACTTTCATGATCGTCAAGGTCAAATGAG gtTTGCTGCCAAATTAATTGCAGGAGTTttggactttaaaaaaatgattgacAC TCAGACTCTGCCTGTAGAGTATTTGAGTGGGAAGCCTCTTTGTATGGACCAGTATTACCAGATCCTGTCTTCCTGTCGTATTCCTGGACCAAAGAGAGATACTGTTGTAAATCACGCCAGAGGAAAAACACCTCCGACTCACATCACTGTGGTCCACAACTTTCAG ttttttgtcctagatgTGTACAACAGTGATGGCACTCCACTAACAGTGGATCAGATTTACATGCAGCTGGAGAAGATCTGGAACTCCTCTTTGCAGACTAACAAAGAACCGATTGGCATCCTCACATCACAGCACCGCAACACTTGGGGAAAAGCCTATAATAACCTGATTAAGG atAGGACGAATAAAGACTCAGTCCGTGCCATCCAGAAAAGtatttttacagtttgtttGGATGCTCCAATGCTGCGGGTGTCTGATGATTTGTATCTGAGCCGCGTAGCTGCCCAGATTCTGCATGGAGGAGGTGCTCGTTGGAACAGTGGCAACCGCTGGTTTGATAAGACATTACAG TTCATTGTTGGTGAAGACGGTGCATGTGGACTGGTGTATGAACATGCACCTGCTGAGGGTCCACCCATTGTGTTTCTCATCGATTACGTTGTTAAATACAT GCAGAGGACTCAATTCCGTCGCGCTCCCATGATTCCCCTGCCCATGCCCCAGAAGCTGCGTTTTAACATTACACCTGAGGTCAAGAGAGATATTGAGAAGGCCAAACAAAATATGAACAT AATGGTACACGACTTGGATGTGAAAGTGCTTGTGTTTTCTCACTTTGGAAAAAATGTGCCAAAGAAACATAAGCTCAGTCCAGATGCCTTTGTGCAAATGGCTCTTCAGCTGGCGTACTTCAG GATCTATAATATTTGCTGCTCTACCTATGAGAGTGCTTCCTTAAGAATGTTTAAATATGGGCGAACAGATGCAATCCGCTCAACTACTGCAGACTCGCTTGAATTTGTCCAGGCAATGCAAGACCCAGCTAAACAG AGCTCAGAGAAGCTGGCACTGCTGCAGAAGGCCATTCAGACACATAAAGAAAACACGTACAAC GCAATTCATGGGCAGGCCATTGACAGACACCTCCTTGGGCTCAAGAGGCAGAGCATAGAAGACCTGACCTCTATACCTGAGATATTTATGGACACCTCTTATGCTGTGGCTAATCATTTTAATCTCTCCACCAGCCAG GTTGGCTCCAAGACAGACTGTGTGATGTGCTTTGGTCCAATGGTGCCAGATGGCTATGGAGTGTGTTACAATCCCATGGATGAGCACATCAACGTCGCCATCACAGCCTTTAACAGCTGCGAGGAGACAAATGCTGCCAACTTTGCCCAGGCTGTAGAGGAAGCACTGTTGGACATGAGAGCTCTCTTGGAAGACACAGCTACAGCCAAGCAGTGA